Proteins from a genomic interval of Streptomyces sp. SID8374:
- a CDS encoding DUF6131 family protein codes for MIVLGVILLVIGLIAGISILWTIGIILVAIGLVLWVLGATGRAVGGRRHYW; via the coding sequence ATGATTGTCCTCGGTGTCATTCTTCTGGTGATCGGCCTGATCGCCGGCATTTCCATCCTCTGGACCATCGGCATCATCCTGGTGGCCATCGGTCTGGTGCTCTGGGTCCTGGGAGCGACGGGCCGCGCGGTGGGCGGAAGGCGCCACTACTGGTAG
- a CDS encoding hydantoinase/oxoprolinase family protein has product MTTQPQPQPQPQVQQQPHRIRVGIDVGGTFTDAVAVDSATLRLVAQVKVPTSHHHEDGVAHGIVEALDRLLKDVGCAPEDVAFLAHGTTQATNALLEGDVAPVGLIGIGTGPGALPTKRLAGLAALELTPGKKLPLHYAHVADPDDTASVHAAVATVTAAGAQVLVASEPFSVDVPDGEQAVLDAAREHGLPMTAAHQITSLYGLRKRTRTAVVNAAILPKMLATADLVDRSIAAAGVTAPLMVMRCDGGVMSLDEMRRRPLLTVLSGPAAGVAGALMQERVSEGVFLETGGTSTDISVVRRGKVAVRHATILGRSSYLSALDVRTVGVGGGSMARIAGGKVHAVGPRSAHIAGLPYACFADPAELAGARLVTVRPLDGDPDDYAVLEAAGGRFAITMTCAANALGRVPEGDFAACDPEVARMALQPLADALSTDVAGAAAQLLDAGVKQVKDVTEAMMRDYRLDRDTAVLVGGGGGAASVTPHLAADTGLPGRIARHNEVISPIGVALALVREQIERIIPGATQEQILGVRNEAEAAVVAQGAAPAAVEVEVTVDPQTNTVRAVATGATELRTQDRAHRTGDTERLDAAAASLKADPSTVEVLAATPAHTVYGSEQHRRFRRTRHPVRVLDADGVVRLHAADATVATTTVGQAPELLADLVRNATSYGDGGVRAPALRLLLGARIADLSGVLEAGPLLALARSELRSRAADEQVVAVVEVRS; this is encoded by the coding sequence ATGACCACGCAACCGCAACCGCAACCGCAACCACAAGTGCAACAGCAACCGCACCGCATACGTGTCGGCATCGACGTGGGCGGAACCTTCACCGACGCCGTGGCCGTCGACTCCGCGACTCTCCGACTCGTCGCCCAGGTGAAGGTCCCCACCAGCCACCACCACGAGGACGGCGTCGCCCACGGCATCGTCGAGGCACTCGACCGGCTGCTCAAGGACGTCGGCTGCGCCCCCGAGGACGTCGCGTTCCTCGCCCACGGCACCACGCAGGCCACCAACGCCCTGCTGGAGGGCGATGTCGCCCCCGTCGGCCTGATCGGCATCGGCACCGGACCCGGCGCCCTGCCCACCAAGCGGCTCGCCGGACTCGCCGCCCTCGAACTCACCCCCGGCAAGAAGCTCCCGCTCCACTACGCCCACGTCGCCGACCCCGACGACACCGCGTCCGTCCACGCCGCCGTCGCCACGGTCACCGCCGCCGGAGCCCAAGTCCTCGTCGCCAGCGAGCCGTTCAGCGTCGACGTACCGGACGGCGAGCAGGCCGTGCTGGACGCCGCACGCGAGCACGGGCTGCCGATGACCGCCGCCCACCAGATCACCTCGCTGTACGGGCTCCGCAAGCGCACCCGTACCGCCGTCGTCAACGCGGCGATCCTGCCGAAGATGCTCGCCACCGCCGACCTGGTGGACCGCAGCATCGCGGCTGCCGGAGTGACGGCCCCGCTGATGGTGATGCGCTGCGACGGGGGCGTCATGTCGCTGGACGAGATGCGCCGCCGCCCGCTGCTCACCGTGCTGTCGGGGCCCGCCGCCGGTGTGGCCGGGGCGCTTATGCAGGAGCGGGTCAGCGAAGGGGTGTTCCTGGAGACGGGCGGTACCTCGACGGACATCAGCGTCGTCCGGCGCGGCAAGGTCGCCGTCCGGCACGCCACGATCCTCGGCAGGTCCTCCTACCTCTCCGCCCTCGACGTCCGGACCGTCGGTGTCGGCGGCGGCTCCATGGCCCGGATCGCGGGCGGCAAGGTGCACGCCGTCGGCCCGCGCAGCGCCCATATCGCGGGCCTGCCGTACGCCTGCTTCGCCGACCCGGCCGAGCTGGCAGGCGCCCGGCTGGTCACCGTACGGCCACTCGACGGCGACCCGGACGACTACGCCGTACTGGAAGCCGCCGGCGGCCGGTTCGCCATCACCATGACCTGCGCGGCGAACGCGCTGGGCCGGGTCCCGGAGGGCGACTTCGCCGCCTGCGACCCCGAAGTGGCGCGGATGGCGCTGCAACCGCTCGCCGACGCGCTCTCCACCGATGTGGCCGGGGCCGCCGCCCAACTCCTCGACGCAGGAGTGAAGCAGGTCAAGGATGTCACCGAGGCGATGATGCGCGACTACCGCCTCGACCGCGACACCGCCGTCCTCGTCGGCGGCGGAGGCGGCGCCGCGTCCGTCACCCCGCACCTTGCCGCCGACACCGGACTGCCCGGCCGGATCGCCCGCCACAACGAGGTCATCAGCCCGATCGGGGTCGCCCTCGCCCTCGTCCGGGAGCAGATCGAGAGGATCATCCCGGGCGCCACGCAGGAACAGATCCTCGGCGTACGCAACGAGGCCGAGGCCGCCGTCGTCGCCCAGGGCGCCGCACCCGCAGCCGTGGAGGTCGAGGTCACCGTCGACCCGCAGACCAACACCGTACGGGCCGTCGCCACCGGCGCCACCGAACTGCGCACCCAGGACCGGGCCCACCGCACCGGCGACACGGAGCGGCTGGACGCGGCGGCCGCCAGCCTCAAGGCCGACCCGTCCACCGTCGAGGTGCTCGCCGCGACGCCCGCGCACACCGTCTACGGCTCCGAACAGCACCGCCGCTTCCGCAGGACCCGGCACCCGGTGCGGGTCCTGGACGCCGACGGGGTGGTACGGCTCCACGCGGCCGACGCCACGGTCGCCACGACCACCGTCGGCCAGGCGCCGGAGCTCCTCGCCGACCTGGTCCGCAACGCCACCTCGTACGGCGACGGCGGCGTCCGCGCCCCCGCCCTGCGGCTCCTGCTCGGCGCCCGGATCGCCGACCTCTCCGGCGTCCTGGAGGCGGGCCCGCTGCTGGCCCTGGCCCGCAGCGAACTGCGCTCCCGCGCGGCGGACGAGCAGGTCGTCGCGGTCGTGGAGGTGCGCTCATGA
- a CDS encoding DUF397 domain-containing protein: MYSNGVPADSITNVTWVKATASDGIGGNCVEIARLEEGHVALRNSRDTSGPALVYNSAEWKAFLAGAKSGEFDGMTV; encoded by the coding sequence ATGTACAGCAACGGTGTTCCGGCAGACTCGATCACGAACGTCACGTGGGTGAAGGCCACGGCGAGCGACGGCATCGGCGGGAACTGCGTGGAAATTGCACGTCTGGAGGAAGGCCACGTCGCCCTTCGCAACTCCCGGGACACCAGCGGCCCCGCGCTGGTGTACAACTCGGCGGAATGGAAGGCGTTTCTGGCGGGTGCCAAGAGTGGCGAGTTCGACGGCATGACTGTCTGA
- a CDS encoding SAM-dependent methyltransferase gives MQPDFGTPSVARMYDYLIGGRDNYPSDREACAELLRIAPSTRELALINRAFLLRAARYLAAECGIKQFIDHGSGLPTQPNVHQVVQEVHPDARVVYVDNDPIVLGHGRMMLEEDTATTAVILEDMRRTDAVFESDEVRRLIDFGQPVAALFVSVLHCVPEKDDPWALVRDVARRLPSGSYLVVSQLASDDEQLRSDITQFMHAATGGNWGEVRSLAEVNRFFEGLDLVEGDAPCEVSLWRPDSEIGPRQETQEWVEYGGVARVR, from the coding sequence ATCCAACCTGATTTCGGCACGCCCAGCGTAGCGAGGATGTACGACTACTTGATCGGTGGGCGCGACAATTACCCATCGGACCGGGAAGCGTGTGCGGAACTCCTGCGGATCGCTCCCAGTACACGTGAACTGGCCCTGATCAACCGCGCCTTTCTGCTCCGCGCGGCTCGCTATCTGGCCGCGGAATGCGGCATCAAGCAGTTCATCGACCACGGCTCGGGCCTGCCCACCCAGCCGAATGTCCACCAGGTCGTCCAGGAAGTCCACCCCGACGCACGCGTGGTGTACGTGGACAACGATCCCATCGTCCTGGGCCACGGGCGCATGATGCTCGAAGAGGACACGGCGACCACCGCGGTGATACTCGAGGACATGCGCCGGACCGACGCCGTGTTCGAGAGCGACGAGGTGAGACGGCTCATCGACTTCGGCCAGCCCGTCGCGGCTCTCTTCGTCTCGGTCCTGCACTGCGTGCCCGAGAAGGACGACCCCTGGGCGCTGGTGCGGGACGTGGCGCGCCGACTGCCGTCGGGCAGTTACCTGGTCGTCTCCCAACTGGCGAGCGACGACGAGCAACTGCGCAGCGACATCACCCAGTTCATGCATGCCGCGACGGGCGGAAACTGGGGCGAGGTCAGGTCCCTGGCCGAAGTGAACCGCTTCTTCGAAGGGCTGGACCTGGTGGAGGGCGACGCACCGTGCGAGGTGTCGCTCTGGCGGCCGGACAGTGAGATCGGGCCCCGCCAGGAGACCCAGGAGTGGGTCGAGTACGGGGGTGTGGCCCGGGTCCGCTGA
- a CDS encoding WGR domain-containing protein produces the protein MSTASTVPTTTYLELSQEGAGAHKFYEVTVDGLVVTVRYGRIGAAGQTQTSTFATLAKAQAAAAKKVGEKVRKGYAPAVPGQRAPRSVTRRQVTSAPSTARAVAPVLWRFRTGSSAFGIHVDDEQCWVGNQAGDVYTLDHEGGVLARFSLPDGVKCLVADDFWIYAGCDDGRVYDLSSKLPFAAYDIAADVDIFWLDIHEGLLNVSDRDGRLTVIDHEDEHQWARRSQGEHAWMVRADDRAVYHGHHRGVTAYAPDGGGELWHTATRGGVLFGWQEDEAVYAGTAHRAVQRLAKATGAIEATYACDSAVYSCATSPGGRFVFAGDASSSVYCFDQDGTRLWKLGTGGGSALSMQYREGRLYLVTTDGSLVCVDASEAAISAAQQGTVPAPRDVKLAAALPTYAPATAAAAVTTVTHAPAGSVVVECVQDTGGRLRVHVVSGGYDTSWNVQFPRAIRQPGARYVVDALHAAAGGFYRVRGDIRRLE, from the coding sequence ATGTCCACCGCGTCCACCGTGCCGACGACGACGTATCTGGAGCTGTCACAGGAGGGCGCCGGTGCGCACAAGTTCTACGAGGTGACCGTCGACGGCCTGGTCGTGACGGTGCGCTACGGACGGATCGGTGCCGCCGGGCAGACCCAGACCTCCACGTTCGCCACGCTCGCCAAGGCGCAGGCCGCGGCGGCGAAGAAGGTGGGGGAGAAGGTCCGCAAGGGCTACGCCCCGGCCGTCCCCGGGCAGCGCGCACCCCGGTCGGTGACCCGCCGCCAGGTGACCTCGGCGCCCTCCACCGCGCGCGCCGTCGCCCCCGTGCTCTGGCGTTTCCGCACCGGCTCCTCGGCCTTCGGTATCCACGTCGACGACGAGCAGTGCTGGGTGGGCAACCAGGCGGGCGATGTCTACACCCTGGACCACGAGGGCGGCGTCCTCGCCCGCTTCAGCCTCCCCGACGGTGTGAAGTGCCTGGTCGCCGACGACTTCTGGATCTACGCGGGCTGCGACGACGGCCGGGTCTACGACCTCTCCTCCAAGCTGCCGTTCGCGGCGTACGACATCGCGGCGGACGTCGACATCTTCTGGCTGGACATCCACGAGGGCCTGCTGAACGTCTCGGACCGCGACGGCCGGCTGACCGTCATCGACCACGAGGACGAGCACCAGTGGGCGCGCCGCAGCCAGGGCGAGCACGCCTGGATGGTCCGCGCCGACGACCGGGCGGTCTACCACGGCCACCACCGGGGCGTCACCGCCTACGCCCCGGACGGCGGCGGCGAGTTGTGGCACACGGCCACCCGCGGCGGCGTCCTGTTCGGCTGGCAGGAGGACGAAGCGGTGTACGCGGGGACGGCGCACCGGGCGGTCCAGCGGCTGGCGAAGGCGACCGGCGCGATCGAGGCCACGTACGCCTGCGACAGCGCGGTCTACTCGTGCGCCACCTCGCCCGGCGGACGGTTCGTCTTCGCGGGCGACGCCTCCTCGTCCGTGTACTGCTTCGACCAGGACGGCACCCGCCTGTGGAAGCTCGGTACGGGCGGCGGGTCGGCGCTGTCGATGCAGTACCGCGAGGGGCGGCTGTACCTCGTGACGACCGACGGTTCGCTGGTCTGCGTGGACGCGAGCGAGGCGGCCATCTCGGCGGCCCAGCAGGGCACGGTGCCCGCTCCCCGCGATGTGAAGCTGGCCGCCGCACTGCCGACCTACGCACCCGCCACCGCCGCCGCGGCGGTCACCACCGTGACCCACGCCCCCGCCGGATCGGTCGTCGTCGAGTGCGTCCAGGACACCGGCGGCCGCCTCCGCGTGCACGTGGTGTCCGGGGGCTACGACACCTCCTGGAACGTCCAGTTCCCCCGTGCGATACGGCAGCCCGGCGCGCGGTACGTGGTGGACGCCCTGCACGCGGCCGCCGGCGGTTTCTACCGGGTGCGGGGTGACATCCGGCGGCTGGAGTGA
- a CDS encoding FAD-dependent oxidoreductase: MPTPIGTPTETDVLIVGGGTGGVAAALAACRAGRAVVLTEETDWIGGQLTSQAVPPDEHPWVEQFGVTDTYRALRESIRAHYRQWYPLRAEALDLPLLNPGAGRVSKLCHEPRVALAVLESMLAPHIAAGRLTVLTHTRPVAADTDADLVRAVTVEDIRDGDRHTVAAPYVIDATETGELLELAGVEHASGAEARSEYDEPHAPETADPLNQQGITVCFALSHHQGENHTVDRPDDYAFWRSYRPDFWPGPLLGFTAPDPRSLAAVTRTFEPNPDIDPLAVNADQSADAGDKELWGFRRILARKLHRPGAFDSDITLVNWPLNDYWLKPLIGAGEETSRAAVAEARQLSLSVLYWLQTEAPRTDGGTGFPGLRLRPDVTGTADGLAKAPYVRESRRIKAVTTVTEHDVAIDLVGPYGGTRHRDSVGVGGYRIDLHPSTGGDNYIDIGSVPFEIPLGALVPRRVRNLLPAGKNIGTTHITNGCYRLHPVEWNIGEAAGALAAHCLDEGVRPHQVQEEDKRLEEFTRVLDRAGVQRHWPDVRGY, encoded by the coding sequence ATGCCCACCCCCATCGGCACCCCCACCGAGACCGACGTCCTCATCGTGGGCGGTGGTACGGGCGGCGTCGCCGCCGCGCTCGCCGCCTGCCGGGCCGGCCGTGCCGTCGTCCTCACCGAGGAGACCGACTGGATCGGCGGCCAGCTCACCTCGCAGGCCGTCCCGCCGGACGAGCACCCCTGGGTCGAACAGTTCGGCGTCACGGACACCTACCGGGCGCTGCGCGAGTCGATCCGCGCCCACTACCGGCAGTGGTACCCGCTGCGCGCCGAAGCCCTGGACCTGCCGCTCCTCAACCCCGGTGCGGGCCGGGTCAGCAAGCTCTGCCACGAACCGCGCGTCGCCCTCGCCGTGCTGGAGTCGATGCTCGCCCCGCACATCGCCGCGGGCCGCCTCACCGTACTGACCCACACCCGGCCCGTGGCCGCCGACACCGACGCCGACCTGGTCCGCGCCGTCACCGTCGAGGACATCCGCGACGGTGACCGGCACACCGTCGCCGCCCCCTACGTCATCGACGCCACCGAGACCGGCGAACTGCTGGAACTGGCCGGTGTGGAGCACGCGTCGGGCGCCGAGGCCCGCTCCGAGTACGACGAGCCGCACGCCCCCGAGACCGCCGACCCGCTCAACCAGCAGGGCATCACCGTCTGCTTCGCCCTCTCCCACCACCAGGGCGAGAACCACACCGTCGACCGCCCCGACGACTACGCCTTCTGGCGCTCCTACCGCCCGGACTTCTGGCCCGGACCGCTCCTCGGCTTCACCGCACCCGACCCCCGCTCCCTGGCCGCCGTCACCCGCACCTTCGAACCCAACCCGGACATCGACCCCCTCGCCGTCAACGCCGACCAGAGCGCCGACGCGGGCGACAAGGAGCTGTGGGGCTTCCGCCGCATCCTCGCCCGCAAGCTGCACCGCCCGGGCGCGTTCGACTCCGACATCACCCTCGTCAACTGGCCGCTCAACGACTACTGGCTCAAGCCCCTCATCGGCGCGGGCGAGGAGACGAGCCGGGCCGCCGTCGCCGAGGCCCGCCAGCTCTCGCTCTCCGTCCTGTACTGGCTCCAGACCGAAGCCCCCCGTACCGACGGCGGCACCGGCTTCCCCGGCCTGCGGCTGCGCCCCGACGTCACCGGAACCGCCGACGGCCTCGCCAAGGCCCCGTACGTACGCGAGTCCCGCCGCATCAAGGCCGTCACCACCGTCACCGAGCACGACGTGGCCATCGACCTCGTCGGCCCGTACGGGGGCACCCGGCACCGCGACTCCGTCGGCGTCGGCGGCTACCGCATCGACCTGCACCCCTCCACCGGCGGTGACAACTACATCGACATCGGCTCCGTCCCCTTCGAGATCCCCCTCGGCGCCCTGGTGCCGCGCCGGGTGCGCAACCTGCTCCCCGCAGGCAAGAACATCGGCACCACCCACATCACGAATGGCTGCTACCGCCTCCACCCCGTCGAGTGGAACATCGGCGAGGCCGCCGGCGCGCTCGCCGCGCACTGCCTGGACGAGGGTGTACGCCCGCACCAGGTGCAGGAGGAGGACAAGCGGCTGGAGGAGTTCACCCGCGTCCTCGACCGGGCGGGCGTCCAGCGCCACTGGCCCGACGTACGGGGCTACTGA
- a CDS encoding DUF5753 domain-containing protein, translating to MPDRDVRAFPDAGGEPGRPPAVAADLLGRHLRRLREEAGLRQTDVVAAKVIGSASMLSKYEGAKVPVHEEQVRALVEFYTDGDPGNLQACLDMAKEASVKEWWAEYRDVVPGHSDRLFSQERAAREIRTFETHHVPGLLQTPDYALAIMTEAAADSEGTLHEPDIARVRRRMAVRLQRQMFLFLPGAPDFYAVLDENVLRRTKGSTTVMRGQLRQLYSLAENNRRIHIRVLPFDALAALAPAHNSVTLLTMEPGQGSDVVYIESSNVGGSYLSDQDSIDQHRQRLTTLFMGAAGKDATLEIIQSHIDRLVGQR from the coding sequence ATGCCCGATCGAGATGTGAGAGCTTTTCCGGACGCTGGTGGCGAGCCGGGCAGGCCGCCGGCCGTCGCAGCTGACCTCCTGGGGAGGCATCTGCGACGGCTGCGCGAGGAGGCCGGGCTGCGTCAGACCGACGTGGTGGCGGCCAAGGTGATCGGCTCGGCGTCGATGCTCAGCAAGTACGAGGGCGCCAAGGTGCCGGTCCATGAAGAACAGGTCCGGGCGCTGGTCGAGTTCTACACCGACGGCGACCCGGGAAACCTCCAAGCCTGCCTGGACATGGCGAAGGAGGCGAGCGTCAAGGAGTGGTGGGCCGAGTACCGGGACGTCGTGCCCGGTCACAGCGACCGGCTGTTCAGCCAGGAGCGGGCGGCTCGCGAGATCCGCACGTTCGAGACCCACCACGTTCCGGGCCTGCTCCAGACGCCCGACTACGCCCTGGCGATCATGACGGAGGCGGCCGCCGACTCCGAGGGCACGCTCCACGAGCCAGACATCGCGCGGGTCCGCCGCCGCATGGCTGTCCGCCTACAGCGCCAGATGTTCCTCTTCCTGCCTGGTGCGCCCGACTTCTACGCCGTACTCGACGAGAACGTCCTGCGGCGGACCAAGGGCAGCACGACGGTCATGCGCGGGCAGCTGCGCCAGCTGTACAGCCTCGCGGAGAACAACCGGCGCATCCACATCAGGGTCCTGCCGTTCGACGCACTCGCCGCCCTGGCCCCCGCGCACAACTCGGTCACCCTGCTCACGATGGAGCCGGGGCAGGGCAGCGATGTGGTCTACATCGAGTCCAGCAATGTGGGCGGGTCCTATCTGAGCGACCAGGACAGCATCGACCAGCACCGCCAGCGGCTGACCACGCTGTTCATGGGGGCCGCCGGCAAGGATGCGACGCTGGAGATCATCCAGTCCCATATCGACCGGCTCGTCGGGCAGCGCTAG
- a CDS encoding LacI family DNA-binding transcriptional regulator — protein sequence MAESGPTRQRRGRPRQAEVARLAGVSQTTVSLVLGGNKQGIVLHEDTRARVLAAARELGYVPDPAARRLAAARNNLLGVFSFTATFPTAVEHSYYPILVGVEQEAAAQGYDLVLFTGSSPGGAHAGGPGALNRVRLADGCLFLGRHVPDDQLRRLVADGYPAVHIGRRDELEGLAWVGADYVSASAEVVRHLADLGHRRIVLVREDDDAPASTDREHGFRTALAACTGPGAADDSATVVRTAHPAHDITPAWVRDRLAEGVTAFVAEETDTGAAWRALHTAVAAAGLTAPDHLSLALLGSPPADLAAALPPTGFDIPRAELGAAAVRMLTAQLSGHEHTEPLVACGFRAGSTAGPPPPDRAR from the coding sequence ATGGCGGAAAGCGGACCTACCCGGCAGCGGCGCGGCCGGCCGCGCCAGGCCGAGGTGGCCCGGCTCGCGGGCGTGTCGCAGACGACGGTGTCGCTGGTGCTCGGCGGCAACAAGCAGGGCATCGTGCTGCACGAGGACACCCGGGCCAGGGTGCTGGCCGCCGCCCGCGAGCTCGGTTACGTCCCCGACCCGGCCGCCCGCCGCCTCGCCGCCGCCCGGAACAACCTCCTGGGCGTCTTCAGCTTCACCGCCACCTTCCCGACCGCCGTGGAGCACTCGTACTACCCGATCCTCGTCGGCGTGGAGCAGGAGGCCGCCGCCCAGGGCTACGACCTGGTCCTCTTCACCGGGTCCAGCCCGGGCGGCGCCCATGCCGGGGGCCCCGGCGCGCTGAACCGGGTGCGGCTCGCGGACGGCTGCCTCTTCCTCGGCCGCCACGTCCCGGACGACCAGCTGCGCAGGCTCGTCGCGGACGGCTACCCGGCCGTGCACATCGGCCGCCGCGACGAGCTGGAAGGGCTCGCCTGGGTCGGCGCCGACTACGTCTCCGCCAGCGCCGAGGTCGTCCGCCACCTCGCGGACCTCGGCCACCGGCGGATCGTCCTGGTCCGCGAGGACGACGACGCCCCCGCCTCCACCGACCGCGAGCACGGCTTCCGTACCGCGCTCGCCGCGTGCACCGGCCCGGGCGCCGCCGACGACTCCGCAACCGTCGTACGCACCGCGCACCCCGCGCACGACATCACCCCGGCATGGGTGCGCGACCGACTGGCCGAGGGCGTCACCGCGTTCGTCGCCGAGGAGACCGACACCGGGGCCGCCTGGCGGGCCCTGCACACGGCCGTCGCCGCCGCCGGGCTCACCGCGCCCGACCACCTGTCGCTGGCCCTGCTCGGCTCGCCGCCCGCCGACCTGGCCGCCGCCCTCCCGCCGACCGGCTTCGACATCCCCCGGGCCGAACTGGGCGCCGCCGCGGTCCGCATGCTCACCGCCCAGCTCTCCGGCCACGAGCACACCGAACCCCTTGTGGCCTGCGGCTTCCGCGCCGGGAGCACGGCGGGCCCGCCGCCGCCCGACCGGGCGCGCTGA
- a CDS encoding TauD/TfdA family dioxygenase: protein MTTVTTHEIRRVGPRIGAEVIGIDLTQAVDEKTADQLRQAFEDHKVLVFRNQHLTPDQHVEAVRIFAEPFDHPTAVKDTANPLVYPYNVQQTGKASQWHIGGLWRSPVFAIESLTYEEVPELGGHTLWADLQAAYDDLSEPFKTLLASVSAAYDADPQNYAQGKKRTAVAETVEHPVVLEHPLTGRKGLFISSSALHLTGVTPQESKVLLDHLLRHASSPDYTIRFGWNPGDFVLWDNQATWHYAVDDYGDGARVYRKVIGVERPGTATTG, encoded by the coding sequence ATGACCACCGTCACCACGCACGAGATACGCCGTGTCGGACCCAGGATCGGCGCCGAGGTGATCGGCATCGACCTCACCCAAGCCGTCGACGAGAAGACCGCCGACCAGCTGCGCCAGGCCTTCGAGGACCACAAGGTGCTGGTGTTCCGGAACCAGCACCTGACCCCCGATCAGCACGTCGAGGCCGTACGCATCTTCGCGGAGCCCTTCGACCACCCCACCGCCGTCAAGGACACCGCCAACCCGCTGGTCTACCCGTACAACGTCCAGCAGACGGGGAAGGCGAGCCAGTGGCACATCGGCGGGCTGTGGCGCAGCCCCGTCTTCGCCATCGAGTCGCTCACCTACGAGGAGGTCCCCGAGCTCGGCGGGCACACCCTGTGGGCCGATCTCCAGGCCGCGTACGACGATCTGTCGGAGCCCTTCAAGACCCTGCTCGCCTCGGTGAGCGCCGCCTATGACGCCGACCCGCAGAACTACGCCCAGGGGAAGAAGCGGACCGCCGTCGCGGAGACCGTGGAGCACCCCGTCGTCCTCGAACACCCCCTCACCGGGCGGAAGGGGCTGTTCATCAGCAGCTCGGCCCTCCACCTCACCGGCGTCACGCCGCAGGAGAGCAAGGTGCTCCTCGACCATCTGCTCCGGCACGCCTCCTCGCCGGACTACACCATCCGCTTCGGCTGGAACCCCGGCGACTTCGTGCTCTGGGACAACCAGGCGACCTGGCACTACGCCGTGGACGACTACGGCGACGGCGCCCGCGTCTACCGCAAGGTGATCGGCGTGGAGCGCCCCGGGACCGCGACCACCGGCTGA
- a CDS encoding LLM class F420-dependent oxidoreductase: MTSLTHEAFGRVGIWSGALHGSRTDDAGRKAIAEAVAELEELGYGTLWIGGSPSPDDAAALVDATRTVTVATGILNIWSHTAEEVAARISVIEEAARGRFVLGLGVSHGPMVPQYAKPYSAMVAYLDALDAAHPSVEPGERVLAALGPKMLKLAADRALGAHPYLVTTEHTAEAREALGPDALLAPELTAVLDTDLDRARTTARNMLAMYLQLPNYTANLLRLGFAESDFEDGGSVRLLDALFALGDAEHVKSRTREYLDAGADHVALQVLTAEEGGAGLPRAQWRELAEAFGDEL, encoded by the coding sequence ATGACTTCCTTGACGCACGAGGCATTCGGACGGGTCGGCATCTGGAGCGGCGCCCTGCACGGGTCGCGGACGGACGACGCGGGCAGGAAGGCGATCGCGGAGGCGGTCGCCGAACTCGAAGAGCTGGGGTACGGCACCCTCTGGATCGGCGGCAGCCCCTCGCCGGACGACGCCGCTGCCCTCGTCGACGCGACGCGTACGGTGACGGTGGCCACCGGCATCCTGAACATCTGGAGCCACACCGCCGAGGAGGTCGCCGCCCGGATCTCCGTCATCGAGGAGGCCGCACGCGGGCGCTTCGTCCTCGGTCTGGGCGTCAGCCACGGCCCGATGGTGCCGCAGTACGCGAAGCCGTACAGCGCGATGGTGGCCTACCTCGACGCCCTCGACGCGGCGCACCCGTCCGTGGAGCCCGGCGAGCGGGTCCTGGCCGCGCTCGGCCCGAAGATGCTGAAGCTCGCCGCCGACCGGGCGCTGGGCGCACACCCCTACCTCGTCACCACCGAGCACACGGCGGAGGCCCGCGAGGCGCTCGGCCCCGACGCCCTGCTCGCCCCCGAGCTGACGGCCGTCCTCGACACCGACCTCGACCGGGCCCGCACCACCGCGCGGAACATGCTGGCGATGTACCTCCAGCTCCCCAACTACACCGCCAACCTGCTGCGGCTGGGGTTCGCGGAGAGCGACTTCGAGGACGGCGGCAGCGTCCGCCTCCTCGACGCCCTCTTCGCACTGGGCGACGCCGAGCACGTGAAGTCCCGGACCCGGGAGTACCTCGACGCGGGCGCCGACCACGTGGCGCTCCAGGTGCTCACCGCGGAGGAGGGCGGCGCCGGACTGCCCCGGGCCCAGTGGCGGGAGCTCGCGGAAGCGTTCGGGGACGAGCTGTAG
- a CDS encoding SRPBCC family protein — translation MSSSIVETVDIQAPVAVTWALWSDVTQWPKFLSHVQRVDPLDERRFAWQLSLPGADKGFVAELTEVVPEDRIAWKTTEGVHHAGVVTFHRLDDRSSRVALQIEYDPQGFVERLGALTNLDSVLANYDLGEFQKLAELTVSGGDPETR, via the coding sequence ATGTCCTCCTCCATCGTCGAGACCGTCGACATCCAGGCGCCGGTCGCCGTCACCTGGGCGCTGTGGAGCGATGTCACCCAGTGGCCGAAGTTCCTGAGCCATGTGCAGCGGGTCGATCCGCTGGACGAGCGGCGTTTCGCCTGGCAGCTGTCGCTGCCCGGGGCGGACAAGGGGTTCGTCGCGGAGCTGACGGAGGTCGTGCCGGAGGACCGGATCGCGTGGAAGACGACCGAGGGTGTCCATCATGCCGGGGTGGTCACCTTCCATCGGCTCGACGACCGTTCCAGCCGGGTCGCGCTCCAGATCGAATACGACCCCCAGGGATTCGTGGAACGCCTCGGCGCGCTCACCAACCTCGATTCGGTGCTCGCCAACTACGATCTCGGTGAATTCCAGAAACTGGCCGAGCTGACAGTGTCCGGCGGGGATCCCGAAACCCGCTGA